Proteins encoded by one window of Colletes latitarsis isolate SP2378_abdomen chromosome 5, iyColLati1, whole genome shotgun sequence:
- the Dab gene encoding DAB adaptor protein isoform X1: MQTLRKKNSPRKFKYEPTRFLGEGMSFKAKLIGILEVSEASGDRMCQAALADLKMAIRAAGEHKQRITIQVSIDGVRLRDEKSGVCLYHHPVHKISFIAQDICDSRAFGYIFGSPDTGHRFFGIKTDKAASQAAIAMNDLFQVVFELKKKEIELTKQHLEQNAIGVIKLHNRGIFTEPTPDTKGAAGTESSLHRAKNTNPEVDIQPEKRNECQSGVIADLLDLQFELNSLQQGIHHMEKNTPENPPPSADSLFEPDPFGDSFANMKLEDTVRPILPPPPSGSKRGHLDRQQTIPGPQSSVTSSPATTVTSKTPPLQSSVQWFDKDAENLFSDSEVTSSDKSTPVKKEQDETLARSPQIDVFTELDPLGTGLIKPYVDKKDFFQHLKNPPKKVLKDLVSTSSDTFPTNFSGGSDSAESENQARNDLLSKDNQFDDSNFANFDRFDEIEAVQPAVARSDSSRKTEAGPKAHHQPLSVSLPPEEPSASISPAVSTVSGGATLLSRMDKDSSDYVHGLVPLPSPMKSGRKKDFDIDLPAGKGQPIDKPFTVDFTTTTESPASPLKSCSSDANSRLSTSSAELELVPEPPPRGVANILINPPPLPPKKQGGRGGVKPPPRPPHTEGYFHYDFPEREHPSPVVAKDRSKSPLKDTKSHFDDNFSPPLQLSTKSDLIGSMTTSTFEDSFRSMMPTTNLSTFFTSTSVSTTAKKAKPSLDITLSQLTSSNLNELANSLGMTVQELTSLTLQQLTDCLATLSTKDASTNETEEVTRQEFATMKQQPDIVQSKSYVESQAFVKVNTDQEPKCDATYDKYAVFRELLELEQMKRSEEDAMQDTVEEEATDMMQDAVEEEVSDAMKETFETASEPEDDSKPETIVSLVNLTVKLPPSSEDLTTEELPNVNFEEMNEPSSSSASEKAQSVETEATARMSMTEAEIGTEFGTKQSNEAEEEPERRDSMADDEETEAPEKISDVNEDLDKPATVSNAEETNGLTAEKTRVKSSISTSSDRYAALREIIGEPEPLPKQTQEDASNSTQVSPVLSSSTQSKGIAEVELLNLFSDTPPSSSSPKKQVKKEEESKSMGMDIFEEIKMLSSGTHAAKGTKSTISEDIFCPFTELKQETDDSKDDANWAKFDTGLFVSDRPSCEGTPSISGTSPWSPDGKEFHKDVVFRASVYRHSGDSDNEWKDEEESEESNGRSRGGGGFWCRRHPRFDASAFGDRSFYEEAGPVPDNKRDRSFRDRIVKKSREASWIKNHNYRPRDPTWHDESQWEESRNYPHRKMQYKDEEDQYDAHWKCRSQPQHWNWPHEPFYDEERKRKLTLWTKEDRFGSQESMGYDEEDRRHRRKYERRRWEEDARFWNRRTAGPPDFDYPTRESYYYYREGRERPHDYAAAWDEEYATDRPGDDMPKYSCRRRHWPKRPNSANEGRNTDVVYTESRGKFGTSRSECSDNDSDPYLRPSQRSRSRESYWGSDQEYDSWAERPYWSEGPDSKSESLHRKRVPRHKPRNPHAKTQSPFEDDFAQSVEHVDPSAVESLATVEPRVRTDTNDQKPPPSSPSSSKRYAKDLPRKEIQREYSKRSSYFEDDLTPTASASSDASDRQRLPSDLKATPEELPCDTKEGHQAADGFVSEDSGRDSFFNGDLRYDDDAFAFKSEMEDNVPEHRATTLPLKNHSRQGKYSAGNNNNKSRGDQYIRKSESVNIFVRENDPFDDDDFFN, translated from the exons ATGCAGACCTTACGGAAGAAAAACAGTCCGCGCAAGT TCAAGTACGAACCAACCCGATTTCTTGGGGAGGGTATGTCGTTCAAGGCAAAGTTGATTGGCATATTGGAAGTATCGGAAGCGAGCGGGGACCGGATGTGTCAAGCAGCTTTGGCGGACCTGAAGATGGCGATTCGGGCTGCCGGTGAACACAAACAACGAATCACCATCCAGGTCAGCATCGATGGAGTACGCTTGCGGGACGAAAAGTCTGGG GTCTGTCTGTATCACCATCCTGTGCATAAGATATCGTTCATCGCGCAGGATATTTGCGATTCGAGGGCTTTTGGATATATTTTCGGCTCTCCAGATACTGGGCATCGTTTCTTCGGCATAAAAACGGACAAAGCTGCGAGCCAA GCGGCGATAGCTATGAACGACTTGTTTCAAGTGGTCTTCGAgctgaaaaagaaagaaatcgaGCTGACGAAGCAACACTTGGAGCAAAATGCCATAGGCGTTATTAAGCTTCACAATCGTGGCATTTTCACCGAACCTACACCCGACACCAAA GGTGCAGCAGGAACCGAGTCCTCTCTTCATCGAGCAAAGAACACGAATCCGGAGGTAGACATACAACCTGAGAAAAGAAACGAATGTCAAAGTGGTGTAATAGCGGATTTATTAGACTTACAATTTGAACTAAATTCTCTACAGCAAGGAATCCATCACATGGAGAAAAATACCCCCGAGAATCCACCACCATCCGCGGACAGTCTTTTCGAACCTGATCCGTTCGGTGACTCGTTCGCAAACATGAAG TTGGAAGACACTGTGCGGCCTATCCTGCCGCCACCGCCATCAGGCTCAAAAAGAGGTCACTTGGACCGACAGCAAACGATTCCAGGTCCCCAATCGTCGGTCACGTCAAGCCCAGCGACGACTGTAACCAGCAAGACGCCACCGCTTCAAAGTTCGGTTCAATGGTTCGACAAGGACGCGGAGAACCTTTTCAGCGATAGCGAGGTCACCAGTTCAGACAAGAGTACCCCTGTCAAAAAAGAACAAGACGAG ACTCTGGCTAGAAGCCCGCAAATAGACGTTTTCACGGAGTTGGATCCGCTGGGCACCGGCCTGATAAAACCCTACGTGGACAAGAAGGACTTCTTCCAGCACTTGAAAAATCCTCCGAAGAAGGTGCTGAAGGATCTGGTGTCCACCAGCTCGGACACGTTCCCCACGAACTTCAGCGGCGGCTCGGATTCCGCAGAGTCGGAGAACCAGGCACGAAACGACTTGTTGTCGAAGGACAATCAGTTCGACGACAGCAACTTCGCGAATTTCGACCGGTTCGACGAGATCGAGGCGGTTCAGCCGGCCGTCGCGCGATCCGATTCCTCGCGGAAGACGGAAGCTGGGCCAAAGGCTCATCATCAACCGCTATCCGTGTCTCTACCGCCCGAGGAACCGTCTGCTTCGATCTCTCCGGCGGTTTCAACCGTATCCGGAGGCGCTACCTTGCTCAGTCGAATGGACAAAGACTCCTCCGACTACGTGCACGGGTTGGTTCCACTTCCAAGTCCCATGAAGTCCGGGCGCAAGAAGGACTTCGACATCGACTTGCCTGCTGGCAAAGGACAGCCCATAGACAAGCCATTTACGGTCGATTTTACAACGACCACCGAGTCGCCAGCGTCTCCGTTAAAGTCTTGTTCTTCCGACGCGAATTCGCGACTCTCCACTTCGTCTGCGGAGCTGGAGCTGGTCCCCGAGCCTCCCCCGCGAGGGGTAGCCAACATCCTGATCAATCCGCCGCCTCTGCCCCCGAAGAAGCAAGGCGGCAGGGGCGGCGTGAAGCCTCCGCCGCGGCCACCGCACACAGAGGGCTACTTCCACTACGATTTCCCTGAACGCGAACATCCTTCGCCCGTCGTAGCCAAGGACAGGAGCAAGAGTCCATTAAAGGACACGAAGAGCCACTTCGACGACAACTTTAGCCCGCCCCTTCAACTGTCCACCAAATCGGATTTAATCGGTTCGATGACCACGTCGACCTTTGAAGATTCCTTCAGATCTATGATGCCTACGACGAACCTGTCCACGTTCTTCACGTCTACCAGCGTATCCACCacggcgaaaaaggcgaagcctTCGTTGGATATTACACTGAGTCAGTTGACGTCCTCGAACCTGAACGAATTAGCCAATAGTCTCGGGATGACTGTTCAGGAGCTGACGAGTTTAACGCTTCAGCAACTCACGGACTGCTTGGCGACCCTGTCCACCAAGGATGCTTCCACGAACGAAACGGAGGAAGTCACGAGACAAGAATTCGCTACCATGAAGCAACAGCCTGATATTGTTcaatcgaaatcctacgtagagTCCCAAGCCTTCGTCAAAGTGAACACAGACCAGGAACCCAAATGCGATGCTACTTACGACAAATACGCGGTCTTTCGGGAACTGTTGGAGCTGGAACAGATGAAGAGGAGCGAGGAGGACGCGATGCAAGACACGGTCGAAGAGGAGGCGACCGACATGATGCAAGACGCGGTCGAAGAGGAGGTGTCGGACGCGATGAAGGAAACGTTCGAGACTGCTTCGGAGCCCGAGGACGACAGCAAACCGGAAACCATAGTTTCCTTGGTGAACCTAACAGTGAAGCTTCCTCCAAGTAGCGAAGATTTAACAACGGAAGAGTTACCCAACGTAAATTTCGAGGAAATGAACGAGCCATCCTCGAGCTCCGCGAGCGAGAAGGCCCAGTCGGTGGAAACGGAAGCCACCGCCAGAATGTCGATGACGGAAGCGGAAATCGGGACGGAATTCGGGACGAAGCAAAGCAACGAGGCCGAGGAGGAGCCCGAAAGGCGAGATTCGATGGCGGACGACGAAGAAACGGAAGCTCCTGAGAAAATTAGCGACGTTAACGAGGACCTGGACAAGCCAGCGACGGTGAGCAACGCGGAAGAGACTAATGGCTTGACAGCGGAGAAGACGAGAGTCAAGTCCTCGATATCGACGTCCAGCGACAGGTACGCTGCTCTACGCGAGATTATAGGAGAACCGGAACCGTTGCCCAAGCAGACGCAGGAGGACGCGTCCAACTCCACTCAAGTGTCTCCTGTGCTTTCGTCCTCTACTCAATCGAAAGGCATAGCGGAAGTGGAGCTGCTCAATCTATTCTCCGACACGCCGCCATCGTCATCCAGCCCGAAGAAACAGGTTAAAAAGGAGGAAGAATCGAAATCAATGGGCATGGACATCTTCGAGGAGATAAAGATGTTGAGCAGCGGGACGCACGCCGCGAAGGGAACCAAATCCACGATTTCGGAGGACATATTCTGCCCGTTCACGGAGCTGAAACAGGAAACGGACGACAGCAAGGACGACGCCAACTGGGCGAAGTTCGACACGGGTCTGTTCGTGTCTGACAGACCGTCTTGCGAGGGTACACCTTCGATCAGCGGCACCTCGCCGTGGTCTCCGGACGGCAAGGAGTTCCACAAGGACGTGGTGTTCAGGGCCAGCGTGTATCGTCACTCTGGCGACAGCGACAACGAATGGAAGGACGAGGAGGAGAGCGAGGAGAGCAACGGAAGGTCGCGCGGGGGCGGTGGATTCTGGTGCAGGCGTCATCCTCGCTTCGACGCCTCCGCGTTCGGCGACAGATCATTCTACGAGGAAGCTGGACCCGTTCCCGACAACAAGAGGGACAGAAGTTTCCGCGACAGGATAGTAAAGAAGTCCCGCGAGGCGTCGTGGATCAAAAATCACAATTACAGACCGCGCGACCCGACCTGGCACGACGAGAGCCAGTGGGAGGAGTCCAGAAACTATCCCCATCGCAAGATGCAGTACAAGGACGAGGAGGACCAATACGACGCGCACTGGAAGTGCAGATCGCAGCCTCAGCATTGGAACTGGCCGCACGAGCCGTTTTACGACGAGGAGAGGAAGAGGAAGTTGACCCTGTGGACCAAGGAGGATAGATTCGGTAGTCAGGAGAGTATGGGTTACGACGAGGAGGACAGACGACACAGGAGGAAGTACGAAAGGAGAAGGTGGGAGGAGGACGCTCGATTCTGGAACAGGAGAACAGCGGGTCCGCCAGATTTCGATTATCCTACTAGGGAGAGCTATTACTACTATCGAGAGGGCAGAGAGAGACCTCACGACTATGCAGCCGCCTGGGACGAAGAGTATGCCACCGATAGACCTGGAGACGACATGCCTAAATACTCCTGCAGGAGGAGACACTGGCCCAAGAGGCCCAACAGCGCGAACGAGGGCCGCAACACCGACGTCGTCTACACGGAATCGCGCGGTAAGTTCGGCACATCCAGGTCCGAGTGCAGCGATAACGACTCCGACCCCTATCTACGACCCTCCCAGCGCTCCAGGAGTCGCGAGAGCTACTGGGGCAGCGACCAGGAGTACGACAGCTGGGCAGAGAGGCCCTACTGGTCGGAGGGGCCTGATTCCAAAAGCGAGAGCCTCCATCGCAAACGAGTGCCCAGGCACAAGCCGCGAAACCCGCACGCCAAGACTCAGAGCCCCTTCGAAGACGACTTTGCCCAAAGTGTGGAGCACGTGGACCCCTCCGCCGTCGAGTCCCTGGCCACGGTCGAGCCCCGGGTCCGCACGGACACGAACGATCAGAAACCACCCCCGTCGAGCCCCTCCTCTAGCAAGAGGTACGCCAAGGACCTCCCCAGGAAAGAGATCCAGAGGGAGTACAGCAAGAGGTCCAGCTACTTCGAGGATGACCTCACGCCTACGGCGAGCGCCTCCAGCGACGCGTCAGACCGCCAGAGGCTACCCTCTGACCTCAAAGCAACACCAGAGGAGCTGCCCTGCGATACCAAGGAGGGACACCAAGCAGCCGATGGTTTCGTGTCGGAGGACAGCGGTCGCGACTCTTTCTTCAATGGCGATCTCAGATACGACGACGACGCGTTCGCGTTTAAGTCTGAGATGGAGGACAACGTGCCGGAACATCGCGCCACGACGCTACCCCTGAAGAACCACAGTCGCCAGGGCAAGTACAGTGCCGGGAACAACAATAACAAGTCGCGGGGCGACCAGTACATCAGGAAGTCCGAGTCGGTGAACATATTCGTCAGGGAGAACGACCCCTTCGACGACGACGACTTCTTTAATTGA
- the Dab gene encoding DAB adaptor protein isoform X2, with product MQTLRKKNSPRKFKYEPTRFLGEGMSFKAKLIGILEVSEASGDRMCQAALADLKMAIRAAGEHKQRITIQVSIDGVRLRDEKSGVCLYHHPVHKISFIAQDICDSRAFGYIFGSPDTGHRFFGIKTDKAASQAAIAMNDLFQVVFELKKKEIELTKQHLEQNAIGVIKLHNRGIFTEPTPDTKGAAGTESSLHRAKNTNPEQGIHHMEKNTPENPPPSADSLFEPDPFGDSFANMKLEDTVRPILPPPPSGSKRGHLDRQQTIPGPQSSVTSSPATTVTSKTPPLQSSVQWFDKDAENLFSDSEVTSSDKSTPVKKEQDETLARSPQIDVFTELDPLGTGLIKPYVDKKDFFQHLKNPPKKVLKDLVSTSSDTFPTNFSGGSDSAESENQARNDLLSKDNQFDDSNFANFDRFDEIEAVQPAVARSDSSRKTEAGPKAHHQPLSVSLPPEEPSASISPAVSTVSGGATLLSRMDKDSSDYVHGLVPLPSPMKSGRKKDFDIDLPAGKGQPIDKPFTVDFTTTTESPASPLKSCSSDANSRLSTSSAELELVPEPPPRGVANILINPPPLPPKKQGGRGGVKPPPRPPHTEGYFHYDFPEREHPSPVVAKDRSKSPLKDTKSHFDDNFSPPLQLSTKSDLIGSMTTSTFEDSFRSMMPTTNLSTFFTSTSVSTTAKKAKPSLDITLSQLTSSNLNELANSLGMTVQELTSLTLQQLTDCLATLSTKDASTNETEEVTRQEFATMKQQPDIVQSKSYVESQAFVKVNTDQEPKCDATYDKYAVFRELLELEQMKRSEEDAMQDTVEEEATDMMQDAVEEEVSDAMKETFETASEPEDDSKPETIVSLVNLTVKLPPSSEDLTTEELPNVNFEEMNEPSSSSASEKAQSVETEATARMSMTEAEIGTEFGTKQSNEAEEEPERRDSMADDEETEAPEKISDVNEDLDKPATVSNAEETNGLTAEKTRVKSSISTSSDRYAALREIIGEPEPLPKQTQEDASNSTQVSPVLSSSTQSKGIAEVELLNLFSDTPPSSSSPKKQVKKEEESKSMGMDIFEEIKMLSSGTHAAKGTKSTISEDIFCPFTELKQETDDSKDDANWAKFDTGLFVSDRPSCEGTPSISGTSPWSPDGKEFHKDVVFRASVYRHSGDSDNEWKDEEESEESNGRSRGGGGFWCRRHPRFDASAFGDRSFYEEAGPVPDNKRDRSFRDRIVKKSREASWIKNHNYRPRDPTWHDESQWEESRNYPHRKMQYKDEEDQYDAHWKCRSQPQHWNWPHEPFYDEERKRKLTLWTKEDRFGSQESMGYDEEDRRHRRKYERRRWEEDARFWNRRTAGPPDFDYPTRESYYYYREGRERPHDYAAAWDEEYATDRPGDDMPKYSCRRRHWPKRPNSANEGRNTDVVYTESRGKFGTSRSECSDNDSDPYLRPSQRSRSRESYWGSDQEYDSWAERPYWSEGPDSKSESLHRKRVPRHKPRNPHAKTQSPFEDDFAQSVEHVDPSAVESLATVEPRVRTDTNDQKPPPSSPSSSKRYAKDLPRKEIQREYSKRSSYFEDDLTPTASASSDASDRQRLPSDLKATPEELPCDTKEGHQAADGFVSEDSGRDSFFNGDLRYDDDAFAFKSEMEDNVPEHRATTLPLKNHSRQGKYSAGNNNNKSRGDQYIRKSESVNIFVRENDPFDDDDFFN from the exons ATGCAGACCTTACGGAAGAAAAACAGTCCGCGCAAGT TCAAGTACGAACCAACCCGATTTCTTGGGGAGGGTATGTCGTTCAAGGCAAAGTTGATTGGCATATTGGAAGTATCGGAAGCGAGCGGGGACCGGATGTGTCAAGCAGCTTTGGCGGACCTGAAGATGGCGATTCGGGCTGCCGGTGAACACAAACAACGAATCACCATCCAGGTCAGCATCGATGGAGTACGCTTGCGGGACGAAAAGTCTGGG GTCTGTCTGTATCACCATCCTGTGCATAAGATATCGTTCATCGCGCAGGATATTTGCGATTCGAGGGCTTTTGGATATATTTTCGGCTCTCCAGATACTGGGCATCGTTTCTTCGGCATAAAAACGGACAAAGCTGCGAGCCAA GCGGCGATAGCTATGAACGACTTGTTTCAAGTGGTCTTCGAgctgaaaaagaaagaaatcgaGCTGACGAAGCAACACTTGGAGCAAAATGCCATAGGCGTTATTAAGCTTCACAATCGTGGCATTTTCACCGAACCTACACCCGACACCAAA GGTGCAGCAGGAACCGAGTCCTCTCTTCATCGAGCAAAGAACACGAATCCGGAG CAAGGAATCCATCACATGGAGAAAAATACCCCCGAGAATCCACCACCATCCGCGGACAGTCTTTTCGAACCTGATCCGTTCGGTGACTCGTTCGCAAACATGAAG TTGGAAGACACTGTGCGGCCTATCCTGCCGCCACCGCCATCAGGCTCAAAAAGAGGTCACTTGGACCGACAGCAAACGATTCCAGGTCCCCAATCGTCGGTCACGTCAAGCCCAGCGACGACTGTAACCAGCAAGACGCCACCGCTTCAAAGTTCGGTTCAATGGTTCGACAAGGACGCGGAGAACCTTTTCAGCGATAGCGAGGTCACCAGTTCAGACAAGAGTACCCCTGTCAAAAAAGAACAAGACGAG ACTCTGGCTAGAAGCCCGCAAATAGACGTTTTCACGGAGTTGGATCCGCTGGGCACCGGCCTGATAAAACCCTACGTGGACAAGAAGGACTTCTTCCAGCACTTGAAAAATCCTCCGAAGAAGGTGCTGAAGGATCTGGTGTCCACCAGCTCGGACACGTTCCCCACGAACTTCAGCGGCGGCTCGGATTCCGCAGAGTCGGAGAACCAGGCACGAAACGACTTGTTGTCGAAGGACAATCAGTTCGACGACAGCAACTTCGCGAATTTCGACCGGTTCGACGAGATCGAGGCGGTTCAGCCGGCCGTCGCGCGATCCGATTCCTCGCGGAAGACGGAAGCTGGGCCAAAGGCTCATCATCAACCGCTATCCGTGTCTCTACCGCCCGAGGAACCGTCTGCTTCGATCTCTCCGGCGGTTTCAACCGTATCCGGAGGCGCTACCTTGCTCAGTCGAATGGACAAAGACTCCTCCGACTACGTGCACGGGTTGGTTCCACTTCCAAGTCCCATGAAGTCCGGGCGCAAGAAGGACTTCGACATCGACTTGCCTGCTGGCAAAGGACAGCCCATAGACAAGCCATTTACGGTCGATTTTACAACGACCACCGAGTCGCCAGCGTCTCCGTTAAAGTCTTGTTCTTCCGACGCGAATTCGCGACTCTCCACTTCGTCTGCGGAGCTGGAGCTGGTCCCCGAGCCTCCCCCGCGAGGGGTAGCCAACATCCTGATCAATCCGCCGCCTCTGCCCCCGAAGAAGCAAGGCGGCAGGGGCGGCGTGAAGCCTCCGCCGCGGCCACCGCACACAGAGGGCTACTTCCACTACGATTTCCCTGAACGCGAACATCCTTCGCCCGTCGTAGCCAAGGACAGGAGCAAGAGTCCATTAAAGGACACGAAGAGCCACTTCGACGACAACTTTAGCCCGCCCCTTCAACTGTCCACCAAATCGGATTTAATCGGTTCGATGACCACGTCGACCTTTGAAGATTCCTTCAGATCTATGATGCCTACGACGAACCTGTCCACGTTCTTCACGTCTACCAGCGTATCCACCacggcgaaaaaggcgaagcctTCGTTGGATATTACACTGAGTCAGTTGACGTCCTCGAACCTGAACGAATTAGCCAATAGTCTCGGGATGACTGTTCAGGAGCTGACGAGTTTAACGCTTCAGCAACTCACGGACTGCTTGGCGACCCTGTCCACCAAGGATGCTTCCACGAACGAAACGGAGGAAGTCACGAGACAAGAATTCGCTACCATGAAGCAACAGCCTGATATTGTTcaatcgaaatcctacgtagagTCCCAAGCCTTCGTCAAAGTGAACACAGACCAGGAACCCAAATGCGATGCTACTTACGACAAATACGCGGTCTTTCGGGAACTGTTGGAGCTGGAACAGATGAAGAGGAGCGAGGAGGACGCGATGCAAGACACGGTCGAAGAGGAGGCGACCGACATGATGCAAGACGCGGTCGAAGAGGAGGTGTCGGACGCGATGAAGGAAACGTTCGAGACTGCTTCGGAGCCCGAGGACGACAGCAAACCGGAAACCATAGTTTCCTTGGTGAACCTAACAGTGAAGCTTCCTCCAAGTAGCGAAGATTTAACAACGGAAGAGTTACCCAACGTAAATTTCGAGGAAATGAACGAGCCATCCTCGAGCTCCGCGAGCGAGAAGGCCCAGTCGGTGGAAACGGAAGCCACCGCCAGAATGTCGATGACGGAAGCGGAAATCGGGACGGAATTCGGGACGAAGCAAAGCAACGAGGCCGAGGAGGAGCCCGAAAGGCGAGATTCGATGGCGGACGACGAAGAAACGGAAGCTCCTGAGAAAATTAGCGACGTTAACGAGGACCTGGACAAGCCAGCGACGGTGAGCAACGCGGAAGAGACTAATGGCTTGACAGCGGAGAAGACGAGAGTCAAGTCCTCGATATCGACGTCCAGCGACAGGTACGCTGCTCTACGCGAGATTATAGGAGAACCGGAACCGTTGCCCAAGCAGACGCAGGAGGACGCGTCCAACTCCACTCAAGTGTCTCCTGTGCTTTCGTCCTCTACTCAATCGAAAGGCATAGCGGAAGTGGAGCTGCTCAATCTATTCTCCGACACGCCGCCATCGTCATCCAGCCCGAAGAAACAGGTTAAAAAGGAGGAAGAATCGAAATCAATGGGCATGGACATCTTCGAGGAGATAAAGATGTTGAGCAGCGGGACGCACGCCGCGAAGGGAACCAAATCCACGATTTCGGAGGACATATTCTGCCCGTTCACGGAGCTGAAACAGGAAACGGACGACAGCAAGGACGACGCCAACTGGGCGAAGTTCGACACGGGTCTGTTCGTGTCTGACAGACCGTCTTGCGAGGGTACACCTTCGATCAGCGGCACCTCGCCGTGGTCTCCGGACGGCAAGGAGTTCCACAAGGACGTGGTGTTCAGGGCCAGCGTGTATCGTCACTCTGGCGACAGCGACAACGAATGGAAGGACGAGGAGGAGAGCGAGGAGAGCAACGGAAGGTCGCGCGGGGGCGGTGGATTCTGGTGCAGGCGTCATCCTCGCTTCGACGCCTCCGCGTTCGGCGACAGATCATTCTACGAGGAAGCTGGACCCGTTCCCGACAACAAGAGGGACAGAAGTTTCCGCGACAGGATAGTAAAGAAGTCCCGCGAGGCGTCGTGGATCAAAAATCACAATTACAGACCGCGCGACCCGACCTGGCACGACGAGAGCCAGTGGGAGGAGTCCAGAAACTATCCCCATCGCAAGATGCAGTACAAGGACGAGGAGGACCAATACGACGCGCACTGGAAGTGCAGATCGCAGCCTCAGCATTGGAACTGGCCGCACGAGCCGTTTTACGACGAGGAGAGGAAGAGGAAGTTGACCCTGTGGACCAAGGAGGATAGATTCGGTAGTCAGGAGAGTATGGGTTACGACGAGGAGGACAGACGACACAGGAGGAAGTACGAAAGGAGAAGGTGGGAGGAGGACGCTCGATTCTGGAACAGGAGAACAGCGGGTCCGCCAGATTTCGATTATCCTACTAGGGAGAGCTATTACTACTATCGAGAGGGCAGAGAGAGACCTCACGACTATGCAGCCGCCTGGGACGAAGAGTATGCCACCGATAGACCTGGAGACGACATGCCTAAATACTCCTGCAGGAGGAGACACTGGCCCAAGAGGCCCAACAGCGCGAACGAGGGCCGCAACACCGACGTCGTCTACACGGAATCGCGCGGTAAGTTCGGCACATCCAGGTCCGAGTGCAGCGATAACGACTCCGACCCCTATCTACGACCCTCCCAGCGCTCCAGGAGTCGCGAGAGCTACTGGGGCAGCGACCAGGAGTACGACAGCTGGGCAGAGAGGCCCTACTGGTCGGAGGGGCCTGATTCCAAAAGCGAGAGCCTCCATCGCAAACGAGTGCCCAGGCACAAGCCGCGAAACCCGCACGCCAAGACTCAGAGCCCCTTCGAAGACGACTTTGCCCAAAGTGTGGAGCACGTGGACCCCTCCGCCGTCGAGTCCCTGGCCACGGTCGAGCCCCGGGTCCGCACGGACACGAACGATCAGAAACCACCCCCGTCGAGCCCCTCCTCTAGCAAGAGGTACGCCAAGGACCTCCCCAGGAAAGAGATCCAGAGGGAGTACAGCAAGAGGTCCAGCTACTTCGAGGATGACCTCACGCCTACGGCGAGCGCCTCCAGCGACGCGTCAGACCGCCAGAGGCTACCCTCTGACCTCAAAGCAACACCAGAGGAGCTGCCCTGCGATACCAAGGAGGGACACCAAGCAGCCGATGGTTTCGTGTCGGAGGACAGCGGTCGCGACTCTTTCTTCAATGGCGATCTCAGATACGACGACGACGCGTTCGCGTTTAAGTCTGAGATGGAGGACAACGTGCCGGAACATCGCGCCACGACGCTACCCCTGAAGAACCACAGTCGCCAGGGCAAGTACAGTGCCGGGAACAACAATAACAAGTCGCGGGGCGACCAGTACATCAGGAAGTCCGAGTCGGTGAACATATTCGTCAGGGAGAACGACCCCTTCGACGACGACGACTTCTTTAATTGA